One Sodalis praecaptivus DNA segment encodes these proteins:
- the sctE gene encoding type III secretion system translocon subunit SctE: protein MTSAVNGLSLPYLNEIFGHEEASNAVTKREQEAARRFGDERYGQHRLKNKVQTLQQSLTAEQLQKVIQETQRELVNKQPLGLLANVGDSPRLATPVPLSAAAASTAGAQPNESAEAGKGSALSGMASLTYIMGTIIKLTGNKSIQQLSNNLAAYLAQSKGTQTAAAAMSAELELAASKWAECEDNLTAAQQQADQLQSAAAQAKQAASDALKSLKELQAQAAKETAANGSVSPELQKKIDAATALCEKADAEASRTKNESDKFVTNTLNPAITAANSSRSNLDAVRAKVGGFINALTPQQQGALERKQQKENEGKSLTYLLAVINKLIGKSASEKLEASAELNKKLSAASIKEAQENAKEFAAKQAKAEEMQKTMGCIGKIIGWIITVVSVAAAAFTGGASLALAGVGLALAIGDEIGQAITGRSFMQEAMGAILDPLMKAIIQPLMQFFTNLFSKILEGLGMEKGLADTIAQIMGAIQAAVLMIAAVMVAGSLVKSVAQKIGSTLIVKTGMAFAKRMLQNMGKKAAETLGKKLGLNTVTNFAKRAGSSMAKFSPINEGNAAMVQKGATIANAVNTTAQAGGNIAVAALQASAAEDKADLLQAMATQELLKKMMDEAVNVFTHNLATMNEILNQMSQVGLQDQQTKRFITQQIAMRPA from the coding sequence ATGACTAGTGCAGTTAACGGTCTCTCATTGCCATATTTGAATGAAATATTTGGACATGAAGAGGCGAGTAATGCGGTTACTAAGCGGGAACAAGAAGCCGCGAGGCGATTTGGCGACGAGCGCTATGGGCAACACCGGCTCAAGAACAAAGTCCAAACGCTGCAGCAGAGTTTAACCGCCGAACAACTGCAAAAAGTAATACAGGAAACGCAACGGGAACTGGTCAATAAGCAGCCTTTGGGGCTGTTGGCCAATGTCGGCGATTCCCCGCGGCTGGCGACACCGGTCCCGTTAAGCGCCGCGGCCGCCTCGACGGCCGGCGCCCAGCCAAACGAAAGCGCGGAGGCGGGAAAGGGGAGTGCCTTAAGCGGCATGGCCAGTTTGACCTATATTATGGGCACCATCATCAAACTGACCGGTAACAAATCGATACAGCAGCTATCGAATAACTTGGCGGCCTACCTCGCGCAAAGTAAAGGAACGCAGACGGCAGCGGCGGCGATGTCGGCTGAACTTGAACTCGCGGCGTCCAAGTGGGCCGAGTGCGAGGATAATCTCACCGCGGCCCAACAGCAGGCGGACCAACTGCAATCTGCGGCGGCGCAAGCCAAACAAGCGGCAAGCGATGCGCTGAAAAGTTTGAAAGAGCTGCAGGCGCAGGCGGCCAAAGAGACCGCCGCCAACGGCAGCGTTTCTCCCGAATTGCAGAAAAAAATTGATGCCGCTACCGCCCTATGTGAAAAGGCTGACGCTGAAGCAAGTCGTACGAAAAACGAAAGCGACAAATTTGTTACTAACACTCTTAATCCGGCTATCACCGCGGCGAATAGCAGCCGTTCAAATCTGGATGCCGTGCGTGCAAAAGTCGGTGGCTTTATTAATGCGCTAACGCCGCAGCAGCAGGGCGCGCTGGAACGTAAACAGCAAAAAGAGAATGAAGGCAAAAGCCTGACCTATCTCTTGGCGGTTATAAATAAGTTAATCGGCAAAAGCGCCAGCGAAAAATTAGAAGCCAGCGCAGAACTGAACAAAAAATTGAGTGCCGCCTCCATTAAAGAGGCGCAGGAGAATGCCAAAGAATTCGCCGCCAAACAGGCTAAAGCCGAAGAGATGCAAAAAACCATGGGTTGCATCGGTAAAATTATTGGCTGGATTATCACGGTGGTGAGCGTTGCGGCGGCCGCGTTCACCGGCGGCGCCTCGCTGGCGCTGGCGGGTGTCGGCCTGGCGTTGGCGATAGGCGATGAAATCGGCCAGGCTATTACCGGGCGCTCCTTCATGCAAGAAGCCATGGGGGCGATATTAGATCCGCTGATGAAAGCGATTATTCAGCCGTTGATGCAATTCTTCACCAATCTCTTCAGCAAAATCCTCGAAGGTTTAGGCATGGAGAAGGGTTTAGCCGATACCATCGCTCAGATAATGGGGGCAATCCAAGCCGCGGTGCTGATGATAGCCGCCGTTATGGTGGCGGGAAGTCTTGTCAAATCAGTGGCGCAAAAAATCGGCAGTACCCTGATTGTCAAGACCGGCATGGCATTTGCGAAAAGAATGCTCCAAAACATGGGTAAAAAAGCGGCGGAGACGCTAGGAAAAAAACTCGGACTCAATACGGTAACCAACTTCGCGAAAAGAGCCGGCAGTAGCATGGCGAAATTTTCCCCGATAAACGAAGGCAATGCGGCCATGGTGCAGAAGGGCGCCACCATCGCCAATGCGGTAAATACAACGGCGCAAGCCGGCGGAAATATCGCCGTGGCGGCATTGCAGGCCAGCGCAGCAGAAGATAAGGCCGATTTGCTGCAGGCCATGGCGACACAGGAGCTGTTGAAGAAAATGATGGATGAGGCGGTAAATGTCTTTACCCACAACTTAGCCACCATGAATGAAATTTTGAATCAAATGAGCCAAGTGGGATTGCAGGACCAGCAAACCAAGCGATTTATTACGCAACAGATTGCGATGCGCCCTGCATGA
- the sicA gene encoding type III secretion system translocator chaperone SicA, protein MKTKTKHAKNNASHQQGKLEQQYTENFMEAIQDGATLKDIHQIPESTMQDVYLYAYDFYQQGRLDDAESLFRFLCVYDFYNPEYIMGLAAVHQLKKSYEKAIELYALTYSLSENDYRPMLYAGQCNLMLRKGEMAKRCFEIVLEKSQDENLMQKAQAYLVALADLEKNEADATGENKEKSDHD, encoded by the coding sequence ATGAAGACGAAAACTAAACACGCTAAAAACAATGCCTCACATCAGCAGGGCAAGCTGGAGCAGCAATATACCGAAAATTTCATGGAGGCGATACAAGATGGTGCCACGTTGAAAGATATACATCAGATACCTGAATCAACGATGCAGGACGTCTATCTGTATGCCTACGATTTTTATCAGCAGGGGCGCCTGGATGATGCGGAGTCATTGTTTCGCTTCCTGTGCGTTTATGATTTTTATAACCCCGAATATATCATGGGGCTGGCGGCAGTACATCAATTAAAGAAATCCTATGAAAAGGCTATTGAGCTTTATGCCTTGACGTATTCATTATCGGAAAACGACTATCGCCCTATGTTATATGCGGGCCAATGCAATCTTATGTTGCGAAAAGGAGAAATGGCTAAACGTTGTTTTGAAATTGTATTAGAAAAATCACAGGATGAAAACCTCATGCAAAAGGCCCAGGCTTATCTTGTGGCATTAGCCGATTTGGAGAAAAACGAAGCGGACGCCACAGGAGAGAATAAGGAGAAAAGTGACCATGACTAG
- a CDS encoding EscU/YscU/HrcU family type III secretion system export apparatus switch protein, which produces MAEKTEKPTEKRRRESAQKGQSFKVKDVTTTVVLVSGIAYLGYGMSFEPFIAFYNNVILNGKSLSYQAYLISLAMLFMELTLPMVMVCFIAGTFSTLLQTRMVLATKAIKLNFDALNPMKGLKRIFNMRTLKELVKTFCYVGVFAVSVNYFQSHYLSKLLSTYQGNIWQVIRVWSDLAVKLVFIYVGVSLIVLVLDGLCEYFLQFKDMKMEKHEVKQEHKENEGNPEIKSARRNAHFELLSGSEQAAIRSSEMILANPTHIAMGIFFNPDVAMLPFITLRASNMKARAIIAYAEKVGVPVVRSIPLARRLYKNYSVHSFISLNDNDLIEIMRILIWLKQVESAGQISEEQIVPSEPPSEEKS; this is translated from the coding sequence AGGCCAATCGTTCAAAGTTAAAGATGTTACCACCACTGTCGTGTTGGTAAGTGGGATTGCCTATTTAGGCTACGGTATGTCCTTTGAACCCTTTATCGCGTTTTATAATAATGTGATTCTCAACGGCAAAAGCCTGAGTTACCAAGCTTACCTCATTAGTTTGGCCATGTTGTTTATGGAATTAACGCTGCCGATGGTAATGGTTTGTTTTATAGCCGGTACCTTCTCGACATTGCTTCAAACTCGGATGGTGCTCGCCACTAAAGCAATAAAGTTGAATTTTGATGCGCTTAATCCGATGAAAGGACTTAAGCGGATATTCAATATGCGGACACTGAAAGAACTGGTGAAAACATTTTGCTATGTTGGCGTGTTTGCAGTCAGCGTCAATTATTTTCAATCACATTATCTTAGCAAGTTGCTATCGACTTATCAGGGGAATATCTGGCAGGTCATCCGGGTGTGGTCAGATCTGGCGGTAAAACTCGTGTTTATTTATGTGGGTGTATCGCTTATTGTTCTGGTGCTTGACGGCTTGTGTGAATATTTTCTCCAATTTAAAGATATGAAAATGGAGAAGCATGAGGTTAAGCAAGAGCATAAAGAAAATGAAGGTAACCCAGAAATAAAGTCCGCGCGGCGCAATGCGCATTTTGAATTGCTGAGCGGCTCGGAGCAGGCGGCAATTCGTTCCTCAGAGATGATACTGGCTAACCCAACCCACATCGCAATGGGTATATTTTTTAACCCAGATGTCGCGATGCTGCCGTTCATCACTTTACGTGCCAGCAATATGAAAGCGCGGGCGATCATAGCCTATGCCGAGAAGGTAGGGGTGCCGGTCGTGCGCAGTATCCCTTTGGCGCGAAGATTATATAAAAACTACAGCGTACATAGCTTTATCTCTCTGAATGATAACGATTTAATAGAAATAATGCGTATTCTCATTTGGCTGAAGCAGGTAGAAAGCGCGGGGCAGATCAGTGAAGAGCAAATTGTTCCATCCGAGCCGCCATCTGAGGAAAAAAGTTAA